In Bradysia coprophila strain Holo2 unplaced genomic scaffold, BU_Bcop_v1 contig_358, whole genome shotgun sequence, one DNA window encodes the following:
- the LOC119081635 gene encoding uncharacterized protein LOC119081635, whose amino-acid sequence MFSKPSKQEHHEQPILHVASREAPNDFKEIALSSTNNVFFKALFAIMNDFDEVGEVSETSLAKFRDSNPLARKRIKELKGMKKTFFKELEVEAKKGNEMIQRSLRFYEALLEADRLRSTKDLKRKIKPAPSETM is encoded by the exons atgttttcgaagCCATCAAAGCAAGAGCACCATGAGCAGCCAATCCTTCATGTAGCTTCCCGAGAAGCTCCTAATGATTTTAAAGAAATCGCG CTGAGCAGTACCAATAATGTGTTTTTCAAGGCATTGTTCGCTATAATGAATGAC TTTGACGAAGTTGGTGAGGTCAGCGAAACCAGTTTAGCGAAATTTCGAG ACTCCAATCCTTTGGCAAGAAAACGTATTAAGGAGTTGAAAGGaatgaaaaaaacttttttcaaagaGCTCGAAGTTGAAGCAAAGAAAGGAAACGAAATGATTCAAAGAAGTCTGAG ATTCTACGAAGCATTATTGGAAGCCGACAGACTTCGATCAACTAAAGATCTTAAACGGAAAATCAAACCTGCCCCATCTGAAACAATGTAA